From Halobacillus sp. Marseille-Q1614, the proteins below share one genomic window:
- a CDS encoding DUF3243 domain-containing protein, giving the protein MSVLENFDSWKDFLGDRLHQAQGQGMDERTVNELAYEIGGYLATEVDAKNGQEAVLRELWNVADEQEQHAIANMMVKLVQNEGNQPK; this is encoded by the coding sequence ATGTCCGTACTAGAAAATTTTGATTCCTGGAAAGATTTCCTTGGAGATCGTTTGCATCAAGCTCAAGGACAAGGCATGGATGAAAGAACTGTTAATGAATTAGCTTACGAAATCGGTGGATACTTAGCAACAGAAGTAGATGCTAAAAATGGTCAAGAAGCCGTTTTAAGAGAGCTGTGGAATGTTGCCGATGAACAGGAACAGCACGCAATCGCTAACATGATGGTTAAACTTGTCCAAAACGAAGGCAATCAGCCTAAATAA
- a CDS encoding ABC transporter permease: protein MNIIEILESVIPQALFFASPLILTALGGVLSERSGIINIGLEGLMVMGAFVGIVFNLTFADTFGSFTPWLSITAAMIISAVFALVHAVASITFRADQVVSGVAINFLALGIGLFLTKQWYDKGQTDMVSKPFYTTDVWLLSDIPILGGLLFSRMYLTSYMAIILAFVVWFVLFKTPFGLRLRSVGEHPMAADTNGINVYGMRYVAVMLSGALGGLGGSVFALTIAMNFSQSTIVGQGFMALAAVIFGKWHPLGALGAAIFFGFAQSLSVVSSGIPLLADVPQVFLLIAPYVLTILALAGFIGRAEAPKSLGSPYVKGSR, encoded by the coding sequence ATGAACATTATTGAGATCCTGGAATCGGTTATTCCGCAAGCTTTGTTTTTTGCATCCCCTCTGATTTTAACAGCGTTAGGCGGTGTACTCAGTGAGCGGTCGGGTATTATCAATATAGGTCTTGAAGGCCTTATGGTTATGGGGGCATTTGTAGGTATCGTATTTAATTTAACGTTTGCCGATACTTTTGGCTCTTTCACCCCATGGCTCTCGATTACAGCAGCTATGATAATTTCAGCAGTTTTTGCCCTCGTTCACGCTGTAGCGTCAATTACGTTTCGGGCCGATCAGGTTGTAAGCGGAGTGGCCATAAACTTTCTCGCTTTAGGTATCGGACTGTTTTTAACGAAGCAATGGTATGATAAAGGCCAGACAGATATGGTAAGCAAGCCGTTTTATACGACAGATGTATGGCTGTTAAGTGATATTCCGATACTTGGGGGCCTGCTTTTTTCAAGGATGTACCTGACCTCTTATATGGCGATTATTTTAGCTTTTGTTGTATGGTTTGTATTATTTAAAACACCATTTGGCTTAAGGCTGCGTTCGGTAGGAGAACATCCGATGGCCGCGGATACGAACGGAATTAACGTTTATGGTATGCGCTATGTTGCTGTTATGCTGTCAGGAGCCCTTGGAGGACTTGGAGGATCCGTTTTTGCCCTTACCATTGCGATGAACTTTTCACAGTCGACGATTGTCGGACAAGGCTTTATGGCGCTAGCAGCCGTTATTTTCGGCAAGTGGCATCCGCTTGGAGCATTGGGGGCGGCGATCTTCTTTGGATTTGCCCAAAGTTTAAGTGTCGTCAGCTCCGGTATTCCGCTTCTAGCCGATGTGCCGCAGGTTTTTTTATTAATTGCGCCTTACGTTTTAACCATTCTGGCTCTTGCCGGATTTATCGGCAGAGCAGAGGCTCCAAAATCTCTCGGTTCCCCATATGTAAAAGGAAGTCGTTAA
- the rny gene encoding ribonuclease Y: MDMLSIIFILLALIIGSVVGYLIRKSIAEAKISSAEELARQIVEEGRRNADSAKKEALLEAKEENQRFRQEAENEIRERRLELQKTENRLTQKEENLDRKSGTLDQRDLSLEKKEGTLAERQQQIEEMESKVKAMLQKQEAELERISGLTADQAKQVILERVEQEVSHESALMVKEAENRAREEADKKAKNILSLALQRCAADHVAETTVSVVNLPNDEMKGRIIGREGRNIRTLETLTGIDLIIDDTPEAVILSGFDPIRREIARLALEKLVQDGRIHPARIEEMVDKSRREVDDYIREVGEETTFEIGVHGLHPDLVKILGRLKYRTSYGQNVLKHSTEVAYLSGLLAAELGEDETMARRAGLLHDIGKAIDHEVEGSHVEIGKELATKYKEHDIVVNAIASHHGDEEPTSVIAVIVAAADALSAARPGARSETLENYIKRLEKLEEISESYEGVEKSFAIQAGREVRIIVRPDEIDDLAATSLARDIRNRIEGELEYPGHIKVTVIRETRSVEYAK; the protein is encoded by the coding sequence ATGGATATGTTATCCATCATCTTCATTTTGCTTGCCCTTATCATCGGTTCTGTTGTTGGTTATCTAATTCGGAAGTCTATTGCGGAAGCTAAAATTTCTAGCGCAGAAGAGCTTGCCAGGCAGATAGTGGAAGAAGGCCGTCGCAATGCTGATTCTGCGAAAAAGGAAGCGCTTCTTGAGGCGAAAGAAGAGAATCAGAGATTTCGCCAGGAAGCTGAAAATGAAATTCGTGAGCGCCGCTTGGAACTGCAAAAAACTGAAAATCGTTTAACTCAGAAAGAAGAGAATCTTGATCGTAAGAGTGGAACGCTGGATCAACGTGATTTATCACTCGAGAAGAAAGAGGGGACTCTTGCCGAAAGACAACAACAAATTGAAGAAATGGAAAGCAAAGTGAAAGCGATGCTTCAAAAGCAGGAAGCAGAACTTGAACGCATCTCCGGCTTAACAGCTGACCAGGCAAAACAAGTGATTCTTGAACGAGTAGAGCAAGAAGTTTCTCATGAGTCAGCGCTGATGGTCAAAGAGGCTGAGAACCGTGCCAGAGAAGAAGCGGATAAGAAGGCTAAGAACATTCTTTCTCTAGCGCTGCAGCGTTGCGCCGCAGATCATGTGGCAGAAACCACTGTTTCTGTCGTCAACCTGCCAAACGACGAAATGAAAGGTCGTATTATCGGTCGTGAGGGTCGTAACATCCGTACACTTGAAACGCTTACTGGTATAGATTTAATTATCGATGATACTCCAGAAGCCGTTATTTTATCAGGATTTGATCCGATTCGCCGTGAAATCGCCCGTTTAGCCCTAGAGAAATTAGTCCAGGATGGCCGTATTCACCCGGCTAGAATCGAAGAAATGGTAGATAAGTCCCGACGTGAAGTGGACGACTATATTCGAGAAGTCGGCGAAGAGACCACCTTTGAAATTGGAGTACATGGTCTCCATCCGGACCTTGTCAAAATCCTTGGCCGTTTGAAATATCGTACAAGCTATGGCCAGAACGTTCTGAAGCACTCAACGGAAGTGGCTTACTTATCCGGGCTTTTAGCAGCTGAACTTGGTGAAGATGAAACGATGGCTCGCCGTGCCGGTTTACTTCACGACATAGGTAAGGCGATCGACCACGAAGTAGAAGGAAGTCACGTTGAGATCGGGAAAGAATTAGCGACGAAGTATAAAGAGCACGATATTGTCGTCAACGCAATTGCTTCCCACCACGGGGATGAAGAACCTACATCTGTGATCGCTGTGATTGTTGCCGCGGCTGATGCCTTATCGGCTGCACGTCCAGGAGCTCGAAGTGAAACATTAGAGAATTATATCAAGCGTTTAGAAAAGCTTGAAGAAATCTCTGAATCCTACGAAGGTGTCGAAAAATCCTTCGCAATTCAAGCAGGACGTGAAGTACGAATCATCGTCCGCCCTGATGAAATCGACGATCTGGCGGCG
- the recA gene encoding recombinase RecA: protein MSDRKQALDMALRQIEKQFGKGSIMKLGEQAEQRVSTVSSGSLALDVALGVGGYPRGRIVEIYGPESSGKTTVALHAIAEAQRQGGQAAFIDAEHALDPVYARALGVDIEELLLSQPDTGEQALEIAEALVRSGAVDMVVIDSVAALVPKAEIEGEMGDSHVGLQARLMSQALRKLSGAINKSKTTAIFINQIREKVGVMFGNPETTPGGRALKFYSSVRLEVRRAETLKQGDEMVGNKTRLKVVKNKVAPPFKKAEVDIMYGEGISREGELLDIGSDLDIIQKSGSWYSYNDERLGQGRENAKQYLKENEDVYQEIKALVRAHYEMDGPAAEEPKEENQESLDV from the coding sequence TTGAGTGATCGTAAACAAGCCTTAGATATGGCGTTAAGACAAATTGAAAAACAGTTCGGTAAAGGTTCCATCATGAAGCTTGGAGAACAAGCAGAACAAAGAGTAAGCACAGTTTCCAGCGGATCGCTCGCCCTCGATGTAGCACTAGGTGTCGGCGGTTATCCACGCGGAAGAATTGTTGAAATATATGGACCAGAATCTTCTGGTAAAACTACAGTAGCGCTGCATGCGATTGCCGAAGCGCAAAGACAAGGCGGACAAGCCGCATTTATCGATGCGGAGCATGCGCTTGACCCTGTCTATGCGAGAGCCCTGGGTGTAGATATTGAGGAGCTGCTGTTATCCCAGCCAGATACAGGGGAACAGGCGCTTGAAATCGCAGAAGCCCTCGTACGAAGCGGTGCCGTTGACATGGTGGTTATCGACTCTGTAGCTGCTTTAGTACCAAAAGCCGAGATTGAAGGCGAAATGGGAGATTCACACGTTGGTCTTCAGGCCCGTTTAATGTCCCAGGCTTTAAGAAAGCTGTCTGGAGCGATTAACAAGTCGAAAACGACGGCTATATTTATCAACCAGATCCGTGAAAAAGTAGGGGTCATGTTCGGTAACCCTGAAACCACTCCTGGCGGACGTGCGCTTAAATTCTACTCATCTGTGAGACTTGAAGTGCGCCGTGCGGAGACTTTAAAACAGGGTGACGAAATGGTCGGGAATAAAACCCGCCTGAAAGTTGTGAAGAACAAAGTTGCACCTCCGTTTAAGAAAGCGGAAGTAGACATTATGTATGGAGAAGGAATCTCCAGAGAAGGAGAACTTCTTGATATCGGTTCTGATTTAGATATTATTCAAAAGAGCGGATCCTGGTACTCTTATAATGATGAGAGATTGGGACAGGGACGTGAGAATGCAAAGCAGTACCTAAAAGAAAATGAGGACGTTTATCAAGAAATTAAGGCATTAGTGCGTGCTCATTATGAAATGGATGGCCCTGCTGCTGAGGAGCCTAAAGAGGAAAACCAGGAATCACTGGACGTATAA
- a CDS encoding competence/damage-inducible protein A, translating into MRAEIVGVGTEILLGQIANTNAQWISKELAHYGISVYFHSAVGDNLERVVQTFEQAGARSDIVIITGGLGPTEDDLTRDAASMLFQTSLKEDEKAMSKIEEYFKKNSRTMTENNRKQALVLDGSVVLQNDEGMAPGQMYHFKDTLYIFLPGVPSEMKRLMSEQVFPYLVHNYQLESEIKSEMLRFVGIGESKLEHELQDLISQQSNPTIAPLAGEGDVAIRLTASGPEAAELLASLKSEILQRVGSHYFGSDSITVEEAVQDILVQKGLKAGSAESLTGGKFIEKLISLKGASSICEGGLVAYTPSAKKSILKIPAEIIETYGTVSEECAAKMAENAQKLLDVDIAVSFTGVAGPAESEGHKPGLVYIGLKAQDAPASVFRYYFDGSRDKIRGRAVIKGYELLFNYLKNAE; encoded by the coding sequence GTGAGAGCTGAAATCGTAGGCGTAGGTACTGAAATTCTCCTCGGGCAAATTGCTAATACAAATGCCCAGTGGATCTCAAAAGAACTGGCCCATTACGGCATCTCTGTTTATTTCCACAGCGCGGTAGGAGATAATTTGGAACGCGTTGTTCAGACATTTGAACAGGCGGGTGCTCGATCAGACATCGTGATCATTACAGGTGGTCTTGGTCCAACGGAAGATGATTTAACGAGAGATGCAGCGAGCATGCTTTTTCAAACTTCTTTAAAAGAAGATGAAAAAGCCATGTCGAAAATAGAAGAGTACTTTAAAAAGAACAGCCGCACGATGACTGAGAATAATCGTAAACAGGCCCTCGTCTTGGATGGGTCCGTCGTCCTCCAGAATGATGAAGGTATGGCGCCCGGCCAGATGTATCACTTTAAGGATACTTTGTATATATTTTTACCAGGCGTGCCTTCAGAAATGAAGCGGCTGATGAGTGAACAGGTATTTCCGTATTTAGTCCATAACTATCAACTGGAGTCAGAAATAAAATCAGAAATGCTCCGCTTTGTAGGCATCGGTGAGTCAAAGCTTGAACATGAACTGCAGGACCTGATCAGCCAGCAGAGCAACCCGACAATCGCTCCTCTTGCAGGAGAAGGCGATGTGGCTATTCGGCTGACAGCATCAGGACCTGAGGCAGCCGAACTGCTGGCTTCGCTAAAGAGCGAAATATTGCAGCGGGTCGGCTCTCACTACTTTGGAAGTGACAGCATTACGGTGGAAGAAGCCGTTCAAGATATTTTAGTTCAAAAAGGATTAAAAGCGGGATCAGCCGAAAGTTTAACTGGGGGAAAATTTATTGAGAAGCTGATTTCCTTAAAAGGAGCCTCCTCCATTTGTGAAGGCGGGCTTGTTGCTTACACACCATCTGCCAAAAAATCGATACTTAAAATACCTGCAGAAATTATTGAAACTTACGGAACGGTAAGTGAGGAATGTGCAGCGAAAATGGCAGAGAACGCTCAAAAGCTCCTGGATGTAGATATTGCTGTTAGTTTTACAGGTGTTGCCGGTCCTGCTGAAAGTGAAGGGCATAAACCCGGTCTAGTCTATATAGGATTAAAAGCGCAGGACGCTCCGGCATCTGTCTTTAGGTATTATTTTGATGGCAGCAGGGATAAGATTAGAGGCCGGGCGGTTATTAAAGGCTATGAACTTCTTTTTAATTATTTAAAAAACGCAGAATGA
- the ymfI gene encoding elongation factor P 5-aminopentanone reductase, whose product MNKKCLIIGGSGDIGFSTAKLLADEGMNVALQYFSNKEKIDRKKDTINPDRWIGAYYGELSTMEGIESFLDSVPDDWDMLVFAPGNHILSLHQDVSYEVMDKLYYVHVKALWMLTKKLLPPMIRKKEGCIVVVSSVWGEEGASLEAVYSSVKGAQISFVKGLAKETGPSGIRVNAVTPGFIDTPMNQIISSEDKKMITEEIPLGRLGTSEEVAKAIFYLLNDASSYVTGHVLKVNGGWY is encoded by the coding sequence ATGAATAAAAAATGCTTAATCATTGGAGGGAGCGGAGACATCGGATTCTCTACAGCCAAACTGCTGGCAGACGAAGGGATGAACGTTGCCCTCCAGTATTTTTCCAATAAAGAAAAAATCGACCGCAAAAAAGACACGATCAACCCAGATAGATGGATCGGCGCTTATTACGGTGAACTGTCGACGATGGAAGGAATCGAAAGCTTTCTTGATTCCGTTCCTGACGATTGGGACATGCTTGTGTTTGCACCGGGTAATCATATTTTGAGCCTGCATCAGGATGTCTCCTATGAGGTTATGGATAAGCTTTATTACGTGCATGTCAAAGCTCTCTGGATGCTGACCAAAAAGCTGCTGCCTCCTATGATTCGCAAAAAGGAAGGCTGCATCGTCGTGGTATCCTCTGTCTGGGGAGAAGAAGGAGCCAGCCTTGAAGCTGTTTACAGCTCAGTAAAAGGGGCGCAGATCAGCTTTGTAAAGGGTCTGGCCAAAGAAACCGGCCCAAGCGGAATCAGGGTGAATGCGGTCACCCCTGGTTTTATTGACACACCGATGAATCAAATTATCTCAAGTGAAGATAAAAAAATGATCACAGAAGAAATTCCGCTCGGCCGTCTTGGAACAAGTGAGGAAGTCGCTAAAGCCATCTTCTACTTATTGAATGATGCTTCAAGCTATGTAACCGGACACGTGTTAAAAGTTAATGGCGGGTGGTACTAA
- a CDS encoding RodZ family helix-turn-helix domain-containing protein: MEIGERLKEAREAKKLSLEEVQQKTKIQKRYLQAIEKNEFGILPGKFYTRAFIREYASAVGLDPEKVMEEHKSELPSTEEEQVITHSRVQRAKTEGSVGKPGGGSLSKAFPTLITIVLIIGALFVAWFFIMQITEPDSGTTDSQSEDQVNVTSSDTGEGASDEEGSGSGESEKNRGDAAEEEDEQESQEEEAEEPQLEISLAETGTGGFPEHVYEVTGTVERELKIEFEGDTYLEVQAPKGGENLVDPITYTSEDDTITQDISDYKEVYVRTGSVPGLKVYINDEEIEFPADNLTQKLLIKFEE, from the coding sequence ATGGAAATAGGTGAACGCCTGAAAGAGGCGAGAGAAGCTAAGAAGCTGTCGCTTGAAGAAGTTCAGCAGAAGACGAAAATTCAAAAGCGATACCTTCAGGCTATCGAAAAAAATGAATTTGGGATCCTGCCAGGCAAGTTTTATACCCGCGCCTTTATTAGGGAATATGCCTCAGCCGTTGGATTAGACCCAGAAAAGGTTATGGAGGAGCATAAATCAGAACTCCCTTCTACAGAAGAAGAACAGGTGATCACCCACAGCCGTGTCCAGCGCGCGAAGACTGAAGGGTCCGTAGGAAAACCAGGCGGAGGCAGTCTTTCAAAAGCCTTTCCTACTTTGATTACAATTGTACTTATAATAGGCGCCTTGTTCGTTGCCTGGTTTTTTATTATGCAGATTACAGAGCCCGACAGCGGAACGACGGACAGTCAGAGTGAAGATCAAGTGAATGTCACCTCATCAGATACGGGTGAAGGAGCATCTGATGAAGAGGGATCCGGCTCTGGAGAATCCGAAAAAAACAGAGGAGATGCGGCTGAGGAAGAAGATGAGCAAGAATCTCAGGAAGAAGAAGCTGAAGAGCCTCAATTGGAAATTTCCCTGGCTGAAACAGGGACAGGCGGATTCCCGGAACACGTCTATGAAGTGACGGGCACAGTAGAGCGTGAATTGAAAATTGAGTTTGAAGGAGATACGTATCTCGAAGTACAGGCACCTAAAGGTGGAGAAAATCTGGTTGATCCTATAACGTATACCTCAGAAGATGACACGATTACACAGGACATAAGTGACTATAAAGAGGTTTATGTGCGCACCGGGTCTGTTCCTGGCCTTAAGGTATACATTAATGATGAAGAAATAGAATTTCCAGCAGACAACTTAACTCAAAAGCTTTTAATTAAATTCGAAGAATAA
- the yfmH gene encoding EF-P 5-aminopentanol modification-associated protein YfmH, translating into MEELVYQQLNEKVYKETMDNGLQVFLLSKPEMAKTYGIFTTNYGSIDQTFTPIGQDKETTVPEGIAHFLEHKLFEKEDRDVFQDFTQLGASANAFTSFTKTAYLFSATSHIEKNVQTLLDFVQDPYFSKESVDKEKGIIAQEIRMYDDQPDWRAFFGTIQSLYEKHPVKVDIAGTVDSIQEITKDDLYTCYETFYHPSNMVLFIAGNFEPESMIRLIRDNQNSKSFKKAPEIKRSYPEEPVSAAKAEDAITMPVTTAKAMVGVKEDVSSLTGEELLRAELLSGMVLDFYFSKSGEFYEELYNADLIDDSFQFETELDRQFGFTILGGDSRKPDELAKRIKEMLHVLKEKKISEEDFTRMKRKKIGQFMRALNSMEFIANQFTHYHTLGVDLFDVLPVIESLTAQEADQYVEHWIKEERISVFQVKPQENE; encoded by the coding sequence ATGGAAGAATTGGTATACCAGCAGTTAAACGAAAAAGTATACAAAGAAACGATGGATAATGGGCTGCAGGTGTTCTTGCTGTCCAAACCGGAAATGGCCAAAACATACGGAATTTTTACTACGAACTATGGGTCGATTGACCAGACGTTCACTCCGATTGGCCAGGATAAAGAAACAACCGTACCTGAAGGGATTGCGCACTTCCTTGAGCACAAGCTGTTTGAAAAAGAGGATCGTGATGTGTTTCAGGATTTTACTCAGCTCGGTGCGTCGGCTAATGCCTTCACTTCCTTTACGAAGACGGCTTACTTGTTCTCGGCTACAAGCCATATTGAAAAAAATGTCCAGACCCTACTTGATTTTGTTCAGGATCCTTACTTTTCAAAGGAAAGTGTTGATAAGGAAAAAGGAATTATCGCCCAGGAAATCCGCATGTATGATGACCAGCCGGACTGGAGAGCTTTTTTTGGTACGATTCAAAGCCTTTATGAAAAGCATCCGGTTAAAGTGGACATAGCGGGAACGGTCGACTCCATTCAGGAAATTACAAAAGATGATTTGTATACTTGCTATGAAACCTTCTATCATCCTTCGAACATGGTTCTTTTTATAGCGGGTAATTTTGAGCCGGAAAGTATGATCAGACTAATACGGGATAACCAAAACAGCAAGTCATTTAAAAAGGCTCCGGAAATTAAGCGTTCTTACCCGGAAGAACCCGTTTCAGCCGCTAAAGCGGAAGATGCGATTACGATGCCTGTGACCACGGCAAAAGCGATGGTAGGTGTAAAAGAAGATGTTTCTTCACTGACAGGTGAAGAGCTTCTGCGTGCTGAACTGCTTTCAGGGATGGTCCTCGACTTTTATTTCTCAAAAAGCGGGGAGTTTTATGAAGAGCTGTATAACGCAGATCTTATCGATGACAGCTTTCAATTTGAGACAGAGCTCGACCGCCAGTTTGGTTTTACCATTTTAGGTGGAGATTCGAGAAAACCTGATGAGCTTGCCAAACGTATAAAAGAAATGCTGCATGTTCTTAAAGAGAAGAAAATTTCTGAAGAAGATTTCACAAGAATGAAGCGTAAAAAAATCGGCCAGTTTATGAGAGCGCTGAATTCTATGGAATTTATAGCCAATCAGTTTACGCACTATCACACGTTAGGTGTCGACTTATTTGATGTACTGCCTGTAATTGAATCTTTAACGGCTCAGGAAGCGGATCAATATGTAGAACACTGGATTAAAGAAGAAAGAATTTCTGTCTTCCAGGTGAAACCTCAGGAAAATGAATAA
- a CDS encoding DUF3388 domain-containing protein — translation MEKKEWYLEYEIQYNRPGLLGDISSLLGMMAINIVTINGVENSHRGMLLLCKSEDQIIRLRSILNTMDTIKVTKLRRPKLRDRLAVRHGRYIHSDVDDKKTFRFNREDLGLLVDFMAELFMKEGHKLIGIRGMPRVGKTESVVASSVCANKKWLFVSSTLLKQTVRNQLIEEEYNEDYLYIIDGIVSAKRASEQHWQLVREIMRLPATKVIEHPDIFVQQTEYKMSDFDYIIELRNNADEEITYEPVEKQKMPNDGFSMFDF, via the coding sequence ATGGAAAAGAAAGAATGGTATTTAGAATATGAGATCCAGTATAACCGTCCTGGACTCCTGGGAGATATATCATCATTATTGGGAATGATGGCTATTAATATCGTCACGATCAACGGTGTTGAGAATTCGCACCGGGGAATGCTTTTGCTTTGTAAAAGTGAAGATCAGATCATTCGTCTGCGTTCCATATTAAATACGATGGATACAATTAAGGTTACTAAACTTCGCAGGCCAAAACTTCGGGACCGTTTGGCTGTACGTCATGGCCGGTACATACATAGTGATGTGGATGATAAAAAGACGTTCCGTTTTAACCGGGAGGATTTAGGTCTTCTCGTAGACTTTATGGCTGAACTGTTTATGAAAGAAGGCCATAAGCTGATCGGGATCCGTGGAATGCCCCGCGTTGGAAAAACGGAATCAGTAGTGGCTTCAAGTGTCTGTGCGAATAAGAAGTGGCTGTTTGTATCAAGCACGCTGCTTAAGCAGACTGTTAGAAATCAATTAATTGAAGAAGAATACAATGAAGACTATCTCTATATTATAGATGGGATCGTTTCTGCAAAAAGAGCGAGTGAACAGCATTGGCAGTTAGTTCGGGAAATCATGAGACTGCCGGCGACTAAAGTAATTGAACACCCTGATATTTTCGTCCAGCAGACTGAATATAAAATGAGTGACTTCGACTACATTATCGAGCTTAGAAATAATGCAGATGAAGAAATTACGTACGAGCCGGTAGAAAAGCAAAAGATGCCGAACGATGGTTTCTCTATGTTTGACTTTTAA
- the yfmF gene encoding EF-P 5-aminopentanol modification-associated protein YfmF, whose product MKISNETIYNENGYRLHILPSKKYKTVSIVAKMKAPLQREGITERALLPHVLQKATSRHPETRKLQSALENLYGTGFSSDGTKKGENHILSFRMEVVNEAYLSDKEPIFEKALEIFSDVLFRPKVEHNAFDEKIVSREKQTLEQKITSIKDDKMSYANMRLIDHMCDGEAYSYHVHGYLEDFKDITAKSLHEYYQAMINRDQLDVYIIGDIDESEIKSMADKFFSRKSVKENHTKTENNTISAKGKVNEVIEREDVNQGKLHIGYRTNITFGDDDYFALQVFNGLFGGFPSSKLFMNVREKHSLAYYAASRFESHKGLLLVFSGVDPKDFDQAKSIILEQMQAMQEGDFTEGDVESSKEQVVNQLQETMDHASGLIEVLYHQMLSGTDIPAETIFNNVRNVTKEDVVNVANKIELDTVYFLTSQEGGES is encoded by the coding sequence ATGAAAATTTCAAATGAAACCATTTATAATGAAAATGGATACAGATTACATATTTTACCCAGCAAAAAGTATAAAACCGTATCCATTGTTGCGAAAATGAAAGCTCCACTTCAACGAGAGGGAATTACTGAACGTGCCCTTCTGCCGCATGTCCTGCAAAAAGCGACGAGCAGGCATCCTGAAACCCGTAAGCTGCAGTCTGCGTTAGAAAATTTATATGGCACGGGCTTTTCCAGTGATGGAACGAAAAAAGGTGAGAATCATATTTTGTCTTTCCGCATGGAAGTCGTGAATGAAGCTTATCTATCGGATAAGGAACCTATTTTTGAAAAAGCACTGGAAATATTCAGTGACGTTCTTTTCCGGCCAAAAGTTGAGCATAATGCATTTGATGAAAAAATCGTAAGCCGTGAAAAGCAGACTCTTGAACAAAAAATTACGTCCATTAAAGATGATAAGATGAGCTATGCGAATATGAGACTGATTGATCACATGTGTGACGGAGAGGCATACTCTTACCATGTCCATGGCTATCTTGAAGATTTTAAAGATATTACAGCAAAAAGCCTTCATGAATATTATCAGGCGATGATTAACCGTGATCAGCTGGATGTTTACATTATTGGCGATATAGACGAGTCAGAGATCAAATCTATGGCTGATAAATTCTTCTCAAGAAAATCCGTAAAAGAAAATCATACGAAGACTGAAAATAATACCATTTCTGCAAAGGGTAAGGTTAATGAAGTCATTGAAAGAGAAGATGTCAATCAAGGGAAGCTCCATATTGGCTATCGGACAAATATTACTTTTGGGGATGACGACTATTTTGCTCTTCAAGTGTTTAACGGGCTGTTCGGCGGTTTTCCGAGTTCAAAACTATTTATGAATGTTCGTGAGAAGCACAGCTTAGCCTATTATGCGGCTTCTCGTTTTGAAAGCCACAAAGGTCTCCTGCTAGTTTTCAGCGGGGTTGACCCTAAAGATTTTGATCAGGCGAAATCCATTATTCTTGAACAGATGCAGGCGATGCAAGAAGGTGATTTTACTGAAGGTGACGTGGAAAGTTCCAAAGAGCAGGTTGTCAACCAGCTTCAGGAAACAATGGATCACGCGAGCGGCTTAATTGAAGTGCTGTATCACCAAATGCTTTCAGGCACAGACATTCCTGCAGAAACTATTTTTAATAACGTGCGTAATGTTACGAAAGAAGATGTAGTGAATGTGGCTAATAAAATAGAACTTGATACTGTCTACTTCTTAACGAGCCAAGAAGGAGGGGAATCGTAA
- the pgsA gene encoding CDP-diacylglycerol--glycerol-3-phosphate 3-phosphatidyltransferase, with protein sequence MNLPNKITLSRIALIPVFIILMSVPFEWGSITMGEEELPVSHLAGAILFIIASTTDWIDGYIARKYNLVTNLGKFLDPLADKLLVSAALILLVEIGLAPAWIVIFIISREFAVTGLRLVAAGEGSVLAASQMGKLKTWIQIVSISLLLLHNWPFAYIGFPMGTISLYAALLITIYSGYDYFAKNWHVMRDSK encoded by the coding sequence ATGAATTTACCTAATAAAATTACTTTATCAAGAATCGCATTAATTCCTGTTTTTATCATTCTTATGAGTGTGCCTTTTGAATGGGGAAGCATCACCATGGGGGAAGAGGAACTCCCTGTTTCTCATCTGGCAGGGGCTATACTATTCATTATTGCATCGACAACTGACTGGATTGACGGGTACATCGCCAGAAAGTATAACCTCGTCACCAACTTAGGGAAATTTCTTGATCCTTTAGCTGACAAACTTCTTGTTAGTGCTGCATTGATTTTGTTAGTAGAAATCGGCCTGGCTCCAGCTTGGATCGTTATTTTCATTATTAGCCGCGAATTTGCGGTTACCGGTCTGCGTTTAGTTGCCGCAGGTGAGGGTAGTGTACTAGCAGCCAGTCAAATGGGGAAACTCAAAACATGGATTCAGATTGTTTCAATTTCTCTGCTGCTGCTGCACAATTGGCCTTTTGCATATATTGGATTTCCGATGGGGACGATCAGCTTATATGCGGCTCTGCTCATCACGATATATTCCGGATATGATTATTTCGCTAAAAACTGGCATGTAATGAGGGATTCCAAGTGA